GGAACGGTGTTCCTGATACTCGCCGAGATTGGGGCAGATCGCCGCGAAATGCAGGATGTAGGCCTGCGTCGGATCATTGCGCGGACTGTGCGGCGTGATGACCGTTCCGCGCGAGCGCGCAATCTCGGCCATCTGCAGTAGCCGGATGAAGCCGCCCTGATACATCGTGTCCGGCTGGATCAGATCGACGATATCGGTATCGAGCATATCGGCGAACTGGGCGAGCGAAGTGTCCTGCTCTCCGCCTGCGACAGTCATGTCGAGCGCGCGGGTCACTTCGCGGGTCGCAGCGTAGTCCTGCCATTCGCAGGGCTCTTCGAAAAAGCCGGCATTCACGCTTTCCAGCAGCCTGCCGATGCGAATGGCGTTCGCCGCGTCGTATGATCCGTTGGCATCGAAATAGAGCGTCATGTCGTCGCCCAGCCGCTCGCGCGCGCGGACGATAAGAGCCTCGCTATAGCCCGGATAGACATCGCCATTGCGGCTCATCCGCCCGCCGATCTTGAGCTTGGCGGCGCGCGCTCCGGACTCGGCGATGTCGGCTTCGAGAATATCGAGCAGCCCGTCCGGCGAAAGGTTCGGGTCACGTATCAGGTTCGACTGGTAGATCGGAATTTCGCTGCGCAGCTGGGGCATGAAGAGTGCATGGACAGGCCGCTGCGCCACGCGGCCCAGCATGTCGAGTATTGCGCATTCCACGAAGGACACGGCATTCCAGAGGGCCATGCCGGCATATTTGTAATTGCGGCCATGACGGTAGACGTCCTGGATCAGCTGCTCGATCTGGACCGCATCCTTGCCGATGAAAAACGGAATGACGAGTTCCGACAGAACGGAAGCAAGGGCACGCGTGCGATTATTACAGGCGACCACCCCTTCCGCTCCGCTGCGCGACCTCAGCCGCATGTAGTTCTGCCGCGCGCCGGCGGAATAGACTTCGATTGTCTCGATAAACTCGGGAGCCGAGAAGTGGTTCGCCACGCCCCAGATGCGGGGGTTGCGCCAGTCATATGCAAACGCTCCGCCATTCTGGGAAACGCCGGTCATTGCCGTTCCAGACATGGGCGACCGGGCGCACGCGGATAACATGCTTGCGCCAGAAAGGGCGCCCGCTCCTGCCATGAAAGATCTGCGATGCATCCCGGTTCTCCCTTTTGCCGAAAGCCGGATCGGTACGCCAAGCTCGCAAACGAAGGGAGCCGCGTTTCCACGATGTGGAACGGCTTGGGCGCTGCCGCTTGTGGCTCGGCACTTTTTGGGCTTTATTCCATCATACGGATACCGTGAGAATCCGTCACAGCTTCCGGTTGCGAGCGGTGACTGTTTTTATAAAAAAGCAGAACCGACGATCGGCAGCATGGTCTGACCCGGAAAACGGGTGGATCGACTTATATGCATGGCAAAGTACGGACATTCTCCACGCTGGCCCTGCAAGGAGGATGTCATGGCTACTCAATTGGAAAATGGTGCCGATGGGGCGCCTCTCGGGCAGTCGCTCGGGAGAACGCATGATACGCAGGTCCGTAGTGAAGACGGGACCGGCATTGCCGATATCATCCGCAATGCCGGATCGTCAGGCCAGGTGCAGTCGCTGGTGCGCGCACTCGGTACGCTGGAAGTCCTTGCCGACTATCCGGAAGGCCTGACGCTTACGAAGCTTGCCGAAGCGACCGGCCTTGCCCGGTCGACCACGCACCGCCTGCTAACCACCATGGACGCCATGCAATTCGTGATGTTCGATGCGAAGCGCAGCCTCTGGCGGGTTGGCCCGCGCGCCTTCTCCGTCGGCTCGGCATTCGATGGAGCAGGCGTCATCAAGCGTCTGAGCACGCCGGTCGCCGCCGCGCTGAGCATGGATTGCCGCGAGACGGTGAATGTCGTCGTGATGCAGGACAACAGCCAGATATATGTGGGCCAAAAGGTTACGCCCCTGCCCACCCCCTTCCGCCTGCGCGAAGGCGATCGCTTGCCTGCGCAATATGGAGCGGGCGGCAAGAGCATGCTGTCTTACTGGGAGGACGCGCAGCTGGCGGAATATCTCCAGGCATGCGATTTCACACGGCGTACCGGAAAGTCCAACACCGATGTCGGCCTCCTGCGCGAGAAGCTGAAATTGGCGCATGAGCGCGGTTATGCTTTCGATTGCGAGGAAAACCTCAATGACCTGCGCTGCGTGGGTGCGCCGATCTTCGACCATCGCGGCAAGCCGGTGGCGGCCATCTCGATTTCCGCGCCGCTGAACCGCATGCCCAAGGACCGGATGCATTCGCTGGGCCGCGCGATCAAGGCGGCGTCCGCCAAGGTTACCGAGAGCATTAACGGCATCGCCCCCCGTCACCTGAACTAGCTGCCTCGCCATCCGGCGATCAAACCTTCGCGATCAAGGAAACAGGGTGTGAAAAGCTATGACATCGCCCGGATTCCGGGTGACGGCATCGGGCAGGAAGTCACCCCGGCAGCCTGCGCAGTCCTCGAAGCGGTCGGGAAACGGCATGGCATTGTCTTCCGCTGGCGACCGTTCGACTGGAGCTGCGCGCGGCTGAAGGCCGAAGGCGCCATGATGCCGCAAGACGGTATCTCGCAGCTATCCGGCATGGATGCGATCCTGCTTGGCGCGGTGGGCTTTCCCGGTGTTGCCGATCACGAATCCCTTTGGGGGCTCCTCATCCCGCTGCGCCGCGGCCTGCAGCAATATGTCAATTTGCGCCCCGTGCGATTGATGCCGGGCATCCAGTCCCCGCTGGTCGGGCGCAGCGGTGCCGATATCGACTTCCTGATCGTCCGCGAGAATTCCGAAGGCGAGTATTCCGACATTGGCGGCAGATTTGCCGATGGCACGCCGGCAGAGGCGGCGTTCCAGACCTCCGTCTTCACCCGCGCCGCCACAGACCGGATCATGCGCTACGCCTTTGATCTCGCGGGCAAACGGAGCGCGAAACACGTCACCTCGGCTACGAAGTCCAACGGGATGAAGCATACGATGCCCTTCTGGGACGAACGCTTCGCAGCCATCTCCGCCGAATATCCCGATATCGCGACGAGCCAGTACCATATCGATATCCTCACCGCGCACTTTGTAAGCCATCCGGACTGGTTCGATGTCGTCGTCGCTTCCAATCTGTTCGGCGATATCCTTTCCGATCTCGGCCCTGCGATTGCCGGGTCTATCGGCATCGCACCGTCGGCGAACATCAATCCCGAGCGGGACTATCCATCCATGTTCGAGCCGGTCCATGGCAGCGCACCGGACATTGCCGGCAAAGGCATAGCCAACCCCGTCGCTGCCATCTGGTCGGGCGCGATGATGCTGGATCATCTCGGCGAGAAAGATGCGGCGTCGGACGTCGAGGCCGCAATGGAAAAGGCCTTGCTTCGTAGCGATTGCCTTACGCCGGACCTGGGAGGTCCGGCTGATACAAAGGGCATGACGCGCGCGGTCTTGGACAATTTATCAGGGAGCGGAGCTGCATGAGCGTGCACAACAAGCTGAGATCGCCACTTTCTCTATCGCGGCGCGCCGCCATGTTTGGCGCAGGCAGCGTGGCAGGGGTCGGCATGGTCGCTCGCACCGCACCTACTTTCGCCGCTTCCACGCCGGACACCAGCACGCAGGACCGTATCGCGGCGGCGCTCTACGGCCTTGCCATCGGCGACGGGATGGGCGCGCCCGTAGAGGGCTGGAAGTCGCGGGATATCGTGGCGCGCTTCGGCGACCATGATTTTCGGCAATTCCTACCGCCGACCGATCCTCAACTGGTGGGCACCGGCCGGGGCAAGGGTGAAGGCCGCATCACCGATGACGGGCTGCTCCTCGAGGCTCTGATCCGCGCCTACGAGGAAAAGCGCGATCATCTGTCCGCGCACGATTTTGCGGATTACTTCGTTCCGGAATATGCCGAGCGTCCGGTCTGGATACCGGAGCGACAGGACACCATGCCGTCTATCGAGCGACCCTTGTGGTTTCCCGAACGCTACTCGCACCGGCAGCTTGCGATCTACCGGATGGAGCCGCGCCGTGCCGGTTATGCCAACCGCGAAACGCAGAGCTATGGCGGCTATACGATGCCGATCGGCGTGGTGAATGCCGCCGACCCCGACCGGGCCTATCGCGAAGCTGCCGATTTCGGCTTGGCGACGCAAACCAGCTACGGGCTTGAAGCGGGTGCAGTCGCCGCTGCAAGCTTTGCCGCAGCGCTCGCTCCCGATGCGAATGTCGCATCCGTGCTCGATGCCTCTCTCGACCTGGCGCGCGACGGAACGCGCGATGCGCTGCATGCCGTCCTGCCCACCGTCAGCGCTTCCATGTCCGTTTACGAGATGGTCGCCACCGTGCGCGAGCAATACCTGCCATTCTCGGGCGTCCGCTTAGAAGACGATGAGATCGAAGAGGCCGATATGCAGGACGCCGAGCGCTCCGCATATGGCGAGCCGTCGCGCATAATCTCCATCGAAAATCCCGTCGCCGCCCTCGCCATACTCAAATGGTCGGGCGGGGATTTCCTGTCGGCCCTGCGCGCCAGCGTTTTCTACGGCGAAGATTGCGAATCGATTGCCGCACATGTGTGCGGACTGATCGGTGCGCTGCACGGCAAGCGGGCGATCCCGGATGGTTTGATGACAGCTTCGGACACCGTCAATCGCCGGGACCGACGCGAGGACGCTGCCCGCTTGCTCGCAGTTGCCCGGCATATCCGCTCTTTGGACGAGCACCGCATGACCGCGCGCGCAAGGGCTCTGACGGGCTGACGGGCGATACGCCCGCATCGTGAAAACCGCGCATCTCGCCAGTGCTCTTGATCGCCCGTGACGCTACGCAAGATGCACATCATTCAGCGGAAAGATCACGATGCCACTCGTCAGCATAACCCCTGTCCTTCGCCACGCGCTTGAAAACGGATATGCGGTGGCCGCCTTCAATCCGGTGGACTACAATTCCATGTCGGCCATGGTCGCTGCGGCGGACAGCGTTCGCGCTCCGGTGATCGTCCAGACATCGGCCAAAACCATCCGGCGCTACGGGCACGAAACACTGGCCGGCTGGATGCGCGATCTGACAGCGGATACCGATTCGCCCGTTGTCCTCCATCTCGATCACGGCAAGGACATGGACATGATCCGGAAGTGCATCGACACCGGATGGACTTCGGTCATGATCGATGCCTCGGATCGCCCCTTTGCCGAGAACCTGCAGCGCACCCGCCAGGTGAACGACTGGGCCAATGCTGCAGGGATCGGTATCGAGGCGGAGATCGGCGAGATCGGCGGTGTCGAGGAAGACATCGTCGTCGAAGCCGAAGATGCCGGATTGACCGATCCTGCCGAAGCCGAAGAGTTCTGCCAGAAACTGGAGCTGGCTGCATTTGCCGGTGCCATCGGCACGGCGCACGGCCAGTATCGCGGCACGCCCGAGGTGCGCTTCGACCTGATCGAAGAGATCAACCGGCGCACAGGTGTGCCGATGGCGCTGCATGGCGGCACCGGCTTGTCGGACGAGATTTTCCAACGGGCGATCAAGCTGGGCTGTGCGAAAATCAACATCTCTACCGCGCTCAAGCACGTCTATATCGACAGTTTCCTCGATCACCGGCAGGCCAATCCCGACGACTACGAGCCGCTATCCTACATCAATGCCCAGTTCGATGCGCTCAAGGCGCTGTTCGTCCAGAAGATCGAACAGTTCGGCGGGGCCGGAAAGGCCGAGCTGGTCATGCAGGAAGCCGCCTGACACATGATGCAAGCGCTTATCTTCGATTGTGACGGCGTGCTCGTCGATACCGAGAAGGATGGCCACCGGGTCGCCTTCAACACCGCTTTCGAAACGCACGGTATCGATGCGCATTGGGGAGTCAGGGAGTATCATGACCTCCTTCAGGTCGCTGGCGGTAAAGAGCGCATGCGCTTCTACTTCGACCGCAATGGCTGGCCTGAAGCCGAAGCCGAGCGCGACGCATTGATAAAGGACCTGCACGCGACCAAATCTGCGGCCTTCCAAGACTTGCTGCGCGGCGGAAAAATGACGCTGCGGCCGGGTGTCGCCCGATTGGTGGACGAAGCGCGCGCCGCCGATATGGCGCTGGCAGTATGTTCCACCTCGAAGCTCGAATCCGTTCAGGCCTGTGTGGACCTGTTGGGGCCGGACCGCGCGAACGCGTTCTCGTTCATCCTGGCCGGCGATGCGGTATCGCGTAAGAAGCCCGATCCGGAAATTTATCTAACGGCAGCCGAGCGGCTAGATCTTCCCGCATCGCAGTGTCTGGTGATCGAAGACAGCGAGATCGGCTGCCGCGCCGCCACCAGTGCGGGCATGCGCTGCGTGGTCACGACGAGCGCCTATACGGCATCGGAAAGTTTCGAAGGTGCTTACCGTGTCGTGCCGGAATTGGGCGACGGCGCGAATGCCGTGCCATTGGTTGAAATTGCCACGTAGACTGGCGCTAGATTTGATACGTTTGGGAGAACGGTAAAAATGAATTCCGTGACAATGGAAGATGTCGAATTGGCTGTTCGCGCCATGATCGATGTCGCGCTGGAAAACGAAGCGTATTTCTCCGATCTCGACGGGGTGGTTGGCGATGCCGATTTCGGCGTTTCGCTTGCAACCGGCTTTCGCGAGATCGATGCCAAATGGGATACGCTCGACCGGACCTCCATCGGGCACTTCTTCCTCGCCATATCGCAAATCATCACCGGCAAGGTGGGCGGTTGCTCCGGGCCGATCTGGGGGACCGCTTTCATGCGCGCCGGCATCGTGGCGCGCGACAAGTCGGAATTGTCGGCTGACGACATCGGCCAGATTTTCGAACGCGCGATCGACGGCATCAAGGCCCGCGGCGGCGCCGAAGAGGGCGACAAGACCTTGCTCGATGCTCTTTGCCCGATGAGCCGCGCCTTCGAGGCGGAGAAGAACGGCGAGCCATTGCCCGCGGTTGTCGCGGCCGCGGAGCAGGCCGTGGAAGACACCAGAAACCTCGAAGCGCGCCGGGGCCGGCAATCCTTCACCGGAGAGCGGTCCATCGGCACGCTCGATCCGGGCTGCGTGGCGGTCGCCACGATGACCAAGCGCATCGCCGAAACCGCAAAGCAATCCGCCTGACCGCCTGACCAGCGGCGCATAGGCGATAGGAGAGAAAGACAAGGCCATGGCAAAATTCGTAAACGATCCTGCAAATTTCGTGACCGAAATGCTGGAAGGTTTGGTGCGCGCCAATCCCGACACTCTGGAATGGGACCGCGAATACAACATCATCAGCGCTGCCGGTGCCGCCAATGCCGACCGAGTTCGCATCGTGCAGGGATCGGGATCGGGACATGAGCCTGCCCATGTCATGGCCGTCGGCCCCG
This sequence is a window from Aurantiacibacter gangjinensis. Protein-coding genes within it:
- a CDS encoding IclR family transcriptional regulator encodes the protein MATQLENGADGAPLGQSLGRTHDTQVRSEDGTGIADIIRNAGSSGQVQSLVRALGTLEVLADYPEGLTLTKLAEATGLARSTTHRLLTTMDAMQFVMFDAKRSLWRVGPRAFSVGSAFDGAGVIKRLSTPVAAALSMDCRETVNVVVMQDNSQIYVGQKVTPLPTPFRLREGDRLPAQYGAGGKSMLSYWEDAQLAEYLQACDFTRRTGKSNTDVGLLREKLKLAHERGYAFDCEENLNDLRCVGAPIFDHRGKPVAAISISAPLNRMPKDRMHSLGRAIKAASAKVTESINGIAPRHLN
- a CDS encoding mandelate racemase/muconate lactonizing enzyme family protein, producing MSGTAMTGVSQNGGAFAYDWRNPRIWGVANHFSAPEFIETIEVYSAGARQNYMRLRSRSGAEGVVACNNRTRALASVLSELVIPFFIGKDAVQIEQLIQDVYRHGRNYKYAGMALWNAVSFVECAILDMLGRVAQRPVHALFMPQLRSEIPIYQSNLIRDPNLSPDGLLDILEADIAESGARAAKLKIGGRMSRNGDVYPGYSEALIVRARERLGDDMTLYFDANGSYDAANAIRIGRLLESVNAGFFEEPCEWQDYAATREVTRALDMTVAGGEQDTSLAQFADMLDTDIVDLIQPDTMYQGGFIRLLQMAEIARSRGTVITPHSPRNDPTQAYILHFAAICPNLGEYQEHRSNENVLPMSTGVPPARGGTVSVPTGHGWGCEFDDAIFTTVPRLV
- a CDS encoding HAD-IA family hydrolase — translated: MMQALIFDCDGVLVDTEKDGHRVAFNTAFETHGIDAHWGVREYHDLLQVAGGKERMRFYFDRNGWPEAEAERDALIKDLHATKSAAFQDLLRGGKMTLRPGVARLVDEARAADMALAVCSTSKLESVQACVDLLGPDRANAFSFILAGDAVSRKKPDPEIYLTAAERLDLPASQCLVIEDSEIGCRAATSAGMRCVVTTSAYTASESFEGAYRVVPELGDGANAVPLVEIAT
- a CDS encoding tartrate dehydrogenase — protein: MKSYDIARIPGDGIGQEVTPAACAVLEAVGKRHGIVFRWRPFDWSCARLKAEGAMMPQDGISQLSGMDAILLGAVGFPGVADHESLWGLLIPLRRGLQQYVNLRPVRLMPGIQSPLVGRSGADIDFLIVRENSEGEYSDIGGRFADGTPAEAAFQTSVFTRAATDRIMRYAFDLAGKRSAKHVTSATKSNGMKHTMPFWDERFAAISAEYPDIATSQYHIDILTAHFVSHPDWFDVVVASNLFGDILSDLGPAIAGSIGIAPSANINPERDYPSMFEPVHGSAPDIAGKGIANPVAAIWSGAMMLDHLGEKDAASDVEAAMEKALLRSDCLTPDLGGPADTKGMTRAVLDNLSGSGAA
- a CDS encoding ADP-ribosylglycohydrolase family protein, which codes for MSVHNKLRSPLSLSRRAAMFGAGSVAGVGMVARTAPTFAASTPDTSTQDRIAAALYGLAIGDGMGAPVEGWKSRDIVARFGDHDFRQFLPPTDPQLVGTGRGKGEGRITDDGLLLEALIRAYEEKRDHLSAHDFADYFVPEYAERPVWIPERQDTMPSIERPLWFPERYSHRQLAIYRMEPRRAGYANRETQSYGGYTMPIGVVNAADPDRAYREAADFGLATQTSYGLEAGAVAAASFAAALAPDANVASVLDASLDLARDGTRDALHAVLPTVSASMSVYEMVATVREQYLPFSGVRLEDDEIEEADMQDAERSAYGEPSRIISIENPVAALAILKWSGGDFLSALRASVFYGEDCESIAAHVCGLIGALHGKRAIPDGLMTASDTVNRRDRREDAARLLAVARHIRSLDEHRMTARARALTG
- a CDS encoding class II fructose-bisphosphate aldolase; its protein translation is MPLVSITPVLRHALENGYAVAAFNPVDYNSMSAMVAAADSVRAPVIVQTSAKTIRRYGHETLAGWMRDLTADTDSPVVLHLDHGKDMDMIRKCIDTGWTSVMIDASDRPFAENLQRTRQVNDWANAAGIGIEAEIGEIGGVEEDIVVEAEDAGLTDPAEAEEFCQKLELAAFAGAIGTAHGQYRGTPEVRFDLIEEINRRTGVPMALHGGTGLSDEIFQRAIKLGCAKINISTALKHVYIDSFLDHRQANPDDYEPLSYINAQFDALKALFVQKIEQFGGAGKAELVMQEAA
- the dhaL gene encoding dihydroxyacetone kinase subunit DhaL, which gives rise to MNSVTMEDVELAVRAMIDVALENEAYFSDLDGVVGDADFGVSLATGFREIDAKWDTLDRTSIGHFFLAISQIITGKVGGCSGPIWGTAFMRAGIVARDKSELSADDIGQIFERAIDGIKARGGAEEGDKTLLDALCPMSRAFEAEKNGEPLPAVVAAAEQAVEDTRNLEARRGRQSFTGERSIGTLDPGCVAVATMTKRIAETAKQSA